Within the Gemmatimonadaceae bacterium genome, the region ATGGTGCGTTGCAGGCGGTCGGTCCTGACCAGGCCACCGCTGCGCCGCAACCAGGAGAACCAGTCGATGGTGGGGGCGATGCTCTCCGCGGCACGTCGATACAGCGCCGACAACGTATCGAGCGCCGTCGCGGTGCCGAGGAAGGCGAACGGCGCCTGCAGCGCCCCCGTCGAGACGCCGGTGACCAGGTCGAACGTCGGCATGGGGGCGTCGGCGCGCCCCTTCCACCCGCGCAGGAAGCCGGCACCATACGCGCCGTTCTGTCCGCCCCCCGACAGGAGGAGGACATCGACGGTGCGGTCTCCGCGCGCCAACGCGCGGCGCGCCAGGCGCTCGACGATCGAATCGGTCGTCGCCTCTTCCACCTGCCGCAGGGCGCGCGCGTCCGCCTCCAGCGACGCCACGGTGGCCGCGGGGCGATGCACGGTGGCGCACGCGCCCACGCTCAGTGCGAGGAAGAGTGCGCGCACGTTACGAATGACGATGTGGCGGAGCATGCGGGGAGGGAGGAGGGGGCGCGCTCGCGTACCCTAACGCGAGGCGGGAGGTCCGAGCGGTGACGGCTTGCACCCCGCGGGTTCCACCGTGTACGACACCGACGCGACCTTCCAGGTGCGCCCCGCGCGCACGAGCGTGAAGGCGTCGATGCCGCAGTGCGAAAAGCGGCCGTTGACGAACAGGTCGTACGGCGTCCACACCACGGCGACCGACCCATGCACGTGCACCGTGGGGTCCCACATGCGCTCGAGGACGGTGTCCTTGGCGGCGCGCAGGCGATCGAAGTGCGAGGCAAAGCTGGCGCTTCGCATGATGGCCGAGTCCCCGGAGAGCCGAGTGGCGAATGACGCGCCGTTGTCGACCATGATGCGCTGGGCGGCGGCGGGATCGTTGTCGTGCATGGACCGGAAGAACTCCTGCACCACGGCCACCACCGAGTCGCGCGCCCCCTTGTCGGGTGTCGCCCCCTGCGCGTGAAGCCGCTCGGGAGTGGCGAGCGTCGCCGATGCAGCGACTGCGCAGGCGAGAGCAGGCGCTGTGGCGTGCACGACGGCACGTGCCGTGGCGCGCGCGAGTGAGCGCGAGTGCAGGCGTACGGTCCAGCGGATGCAGCGAAGCGAGCGTAAGCGCATGAGAACCTGCGTTGGGGGAATCGACGATCACACCGGCCCCCCTAACGTCGCGCCACATCGCATGGCATTCAAGGCGACGGCGGCAGTATTCTCACGTTGCTGCACCACTCTCACTGCTCACCCCAACGCTCGGGAGCGATCACGGGTGCTCGTCCCTGCCTTCCTCTTCGCCCTCTCGCTCGGCGCCGCGGCCGCACCGCGCACCGCGCCTGTCACCGTCGGCGCCGACCGGCTCTTCACCGAGTACGCACACCTCATTCGTGGCAAGTCGCTGGCGCTGGTCGCCAATCACAGCGCGCGCCTGGCCGACGGGACGCACCTGGTCGATGCCCTGGCGCGCCACCGCGAGTCCACGCTCAAGGTCCTGTTCGGGATGGAGTACGACATCCGCTCCAACGACTACTCGGCGGTGCGTGATGGCGAGGTGGCGATCGATCGTGGCACCGGGCTCACCAAGTACAACCTGTACGGTGAGCACCACGCCCCCACGGCTGAGGCGCTGGCCGGCGTCGACGTGATCGTCTTCGACATTCAGGAAGTGGGGGCGCGCTTCTATGAGCATGTGAACATCCTGGGTTTCGTGATGGAGGTGGCGGCGCAGCAGGGC harbors:
- a CDS encoding nuclear transport factor 2 family protein; the protein is MRLRSLRCIRWTVRLHSRSLARATARAVVHATAPALACAVAASATLATPERLHAQGATPDKGARDSVVAVVQEFFRSMHDNDPAAAQRIMVDNGASFATRLSGDSAIMRSASFASHFDRLRAAKDTVLERMWDPTVHVHGSVAVVWTPYDLFVNGRFSHCGIDAFTLVRAGRTWKVASVSYTVEPAGCKPSPLGPPASR